CATCATTGAAATTCTTAATCTTTGTTAACTAATTGGTTTTACTGATGATTCTTTTCACTTTTGGATTCTCACAACTGTTAAAGAAGGGAGGAGCAGCATCACCTGCACAAGAAAATGCTAGTAGCTATTGTCCTAGCCACCATTTCACTTGCTGCACTCATTTTCGGTTTCTTATGTTTCTGGGTTTATCACACTAAGTGTCCAACAAAATCCAAAACCAAAAAGGTTCAAACTCCTGGTCCAGGTACttgtttattttgtaatgttcTATTTCTCATATacctttttaagaaaaattcaGAATTGAATTAACCCTATGGTATTATCTGAGATTACtttcttttctctatttatGTTGTGCTTTTGAATGACAAGATGCAGAGAGGGGGATCACCCTTGTACCGTTTCTGAGTAGATTCAGTTCCATCAAAATTGTTGTATGAAGGAGTCTGTGCCGATAGTTGATTataaacaaatagaaaaaacGACCAATAATTTTCAGGAAAGTAACATCTTGGGCGAGGGTGGTTTTGGACGTGTTTACAAGGCTCGGTTGGATCATAATCTGGATGTTGCAGTAAAAAAACTACACTGTGAGACTCAACATGCGGAAAGAGAATTCGAGGTAATGATCACATATTACTTGTTCATTTGCTGGTTCTCTGttttcaacttcttgtttctgGTCCTTTCAATCTTGTCTTGAGTGGTGTGATGAAATTGCAGAATGAGGTGAAATTGTTAAGCAAAATTTAGCATCCGAATATAATATCCTTACTGGGTTGTAGCGCTGATGGTGACACGAGGTTTATTGTTTGAGTTGATGCAAAATGGATCATTGGAAGCTCATTTACATGGTAAAATACTGTATTCCATGCTTAAATGCATAGCAGAGAGGACACGATTTTCTTATCCAAAATcgattaaattttgaaaatcgttaatagaatatattttgttttagaaaCCAAAGATCAGAAAAGGTCAGgagatgttttattttttcttctggAGATTCAAAGGACAATAGTTAGAAAATACAATCGTGTTCCTGAAGTAAACAGTCTCAGATGTGTTcaaaagacaaataaaatttagaaacaaacAACATTCCATTCTCGTTACTAAATTCTTATCGTGTGATTCTTTTCCAAAATCTTATGCTGAAGGACCTACTCATGGCTCGGCATTGACATGGCACATGAGGATGAAGATTGCTCTTGACACGGCAAGGTAATGTTCCTTAAAAGAGATTTtgatctttctcttttcttcattaCAATTGTATTAACATTCTTCTGTTATTCTGACAGAGGACTAGAATATCTGCATGAGCACTATCCACAGAGACATGAAATCTTCCAATATTCTCTTAGATGCAAACTTCAATGCCAAGGTAAGAAAATCACATTAGATCTGCCATAAAAGTTACTTCCTTTTACCATTTCCAATTGTTTTCATCTTTGTTGTATTCACCTAAGTTTCATATTATGTGTTGGCATCCTCGAACTTATTGGTGGTGGATTCAGCTGTCTGATTTTGGTCTTGCCATAACTGATGGGTCCCAAAGTAAGAAGAACATTAAACTATCGGCTACCTTAGGATACGTAGCACCGGAGTATCTTCTAGATGGTATGCCAACTAAACctgttatcattattatatgCCATATGCATTGGTTTGACAAGTTGGATATTTTACTATATAGTAACCCTTTAGCAAACCAGATCCAAGAAATTGTTTCTCATAGTCCTCTTTGATTTTAAGGACGTCACGACTTTAGGGTGGATTTGAAACATATGACCTGTGTATCTTGTTCTTATCTTGGACATGTTGTCATGTACCTGCCCTGTTGAAAAGTCACATTTACgcgttatttaaatttaaattgaccAAATCGACAATGTCATACAAATGAATACACATGGAACaaatttttaagttaataaCAATCACATGCTTTAGTTTCTAATCATTGGTTATACAGCACTTTATTTTGAAGTGTATGTCTCTCGCTTTAGAAATGGAATTTATTCTTGTCTCCAAAATGGGAACACCTATAAGCTTtgagattattttttatgtctCTAATATGTTTTTGACTGTTGAGAGGGATTTCATTTCAATTGAGGTAGATATTATTCCTTTAGACATGGATGATTGGGTCAATATACcagtaatattttaatattatcataGAGAAATGTCTTAGATTCATCCCAAAGCAAGTTCATATACCAATGTGAAATTCATGTGTAGAACTAATTATTGAGGATGCTgcaattcaattattttacaGGTAAATTGAGTGATAAAAGTGATGTGTATGCTTTTGGGGTTGTGCTATTGGAGCTTCTGTTAGGAAGGAAGCCGGGGGAAAAACTGGCACCGGACGCAATGCCAGTCTATTACCACATGGGTATGGGCTTCTTTTCATCTCATGTACCTATAACTATGGAAAGCAATGTAAGgtacataaatatttatgattgcAGGCCATGCCACAGCTCACAGACAGAGCCAAGCTTCCAAACATTGTGGATCCAGTGATTAAGGACTGATAGGAAACCACAGgataagtaataaaataagaGGAAAAGAGAATAAAGAAAGGATCATAGATCTAAGCAAAAACAGAAGGAATAACCCTACTGCCCAGAACTAGGCTCCTTAAGAGACCAAAACGGTACTCTCCACTCTAATTTTGTTCAAAACAGAATCCCCACCCCCACACACTCCCCTGACACACTGTAAAGTTAATAACGAAAAGGGAAATCTTCTAGGATCCTccaatttctctctctctaactaATTTTGTCCACCTCAAcctgtttatttttttctcctaaTATAAACTTGTCCCAATTTCCTTTgctcttttgtttctttgtcCAATATATTGTTTGGCCCAACAGATATTTGGGTTGTATCAATATATCGTCCTCTTGAAAGATAGTCTTGTCCTTAAGACTAAAGGTTGGAAATTGGACCTTCATTGACATCTCATCCTCCCACAGTGCTTCTTTTGCTGTTTTTCCCAGCCAATGCACCAGCCATTGGTTAACCCTTTCTCCCTCCTTGAGTATGCTTCTAGTAGCCAACACGTTCTCGGGTAACCACATCTCTGATTGGTCCTCTTCTAGCCTTGTTGGTAGTCCTTCTGCTGTTTTATACTCCCCAATGGCCTTCTTGAGCAACGAAACATGAAACACAGGGTGTATTTTTGAATTGGGTGGTAACTGCAACCGATAAGATACTTCTCCAACCCTTTCAATGACTTCAAAAGGTCTGTAGTACCTTGCACTAAGCTTAGGATTGATGCGAGAAATAACAGAGTGTTGCGTGTGAGGTTTCAGTTTAAGAAACACCATGTCCCTTATCTCAAAACTTCTCTTCTTTCGATGTTTGTTTGCTTGTGCCTTCATACGATACTGGGAATGCACCAAGTGTCCCTTCAACTGACGAATAGCTTCATCTCTGTCAATTAATTCACGCTGAACTGCCTCTACTTTCACCTCTCCTCTTACAACTGGGATAATTCTTGGAGGAGGCCTCCCATAAACTGCCTCAAAGGGTGTAGTTCCTATAGATTCATGGTAAGTGGTGTTAAACCACAATTCTTGCGATACAAATTAGATGTGTTTGTTCATACACTAattattaatacacattagacaattatatattcattatcTATTTAAATGTGTCTTGCTATGCACATTAGACAAGTCTCTTCATAAACAATGAATGAGCATTATACACATTATAAAAGTTTGTCCATATTCTAATTAGAAGAGTTTAGGATTAGATATTAAACAAAGTTGTCGATGCACTGATTATATAAGTCTAGTAATACACATTAGACCAATATATCCATACActaatttgtatttgtaataaatatattgcatagtctattttttttgtatttttagagTTTACTCTATATTTTTTCACATGTTAcatcctttt
This Vigna angularis cultivar LongXiaoDou No.4 chromosome 4, ASM1680809v1, whole genome shotgun sequence DNA region includes the following protein-coding sequences:
- the LOC108331092 gene encoding LOW QUALITY PROTEIN: probable receptor-like protein kinase At1g80640 (The sequence of the model RefSeq protein was modified relative to this genomic sequence to represent the inferred CDS: inserted 4 bases in 2 codons; deleted 1 base in 1 codon; substituted 1 base at 1 genomic stop codon) — encoded protein: MKESVPIVDYKQIEKTTNNFQESNILGEGGFGRVYKARLDHNLDVAVKKLHCETQHAEREFENEVKLLSKIXHPNIISLLGCSADGDTRFIVXELMQNGSLEAHLHGPTHGSALTWHMRMKIALDTARGLEYLHEHXIHRDMKSSNILLDANFNAKLSDFGLAITDGSQSKKNIKLSATLGYVAPEYLLDGKLSDKSDVYAFGVVLLELLLGRKPGEKLAPDQCQSITTWAMPQLTDRAKLPNIVDPVIKD